The Gemmatimonadota bacterium genome has a window encoding:
- a CDS encoding nitrite/sulfite reductase, whose product MAKAVRRPRREQPEPTWDLVRKRNYVERLKHEKAPMEVINDLPELIDRGYEEISEEDVVRLQWYGLYHDKPKVGHFMMRVKLPGGRLTPHKLRTIGRVSQDFGGDYGELTTRQNIQLHGMKLNDLPRIFETLNGAGLSTSGGCGDTVRNITGCPVAGLAADELFNARPVIEAVADFFYGNSDYCDLPRKHKITISCCPHQCNAPEINCISLIGIKQADNPGFAVRIGGGLSTWPRLSSDLGVFVPVDDVIPVLRAIIDVWKEDLKYRMSRVKARMKFMVDDLGVETYRERVEARLGYRLDDGEAPAPPEVEHDHTGIHEQVQEGLYYAGFPVFLGLCTGTQMIQLADLADEYGGEFRLTRRQNVILTDIPGGKLESVTTAVAKIGFPMEVNDLRGTSIACTGEPFCNYSVGETKTKMAEIVEHMERVFGDRARGLRLNLDGCPHACAHHWIGDIGFQATTLRERGEGGERLRGYDLFLRGGLSGQAAIGQPVLRRVPAESVHLYTERLFGAYLDQKSDDETIQKFFHRHSDDELTAIATGNEVAAIATGEE is encoded by the coding sequence ATGGCAAAAGCGGTCCGTAGACCCCGGCGCGAACAACCGGAACCCACCTGGGACCTGGTCCGGAAGCGCAACTACGTGGAACGGCTCAAGCACGAGAAGGCGCCCATGGAGGTCATCAACGACCTGCCGGAGCTGATCGACCGGGGCTACGAGGAGATATCGGAGGAGGACGTGGTACGCCTGCAGTGGTACGGGCTGTATCATGACAAGCCCAAGGTGGGCCACTTCATGATGCGGGTCAAGCTGCCGGGCGGACGGCTCACGCCGCACAAGCTGCGCACCATCGGCCGGGTCTCCCAGGACTTCGGCGGCGACTACGGCGAGCTGACCACGCGCCAGAACATCCAGCTCCACGGCATGAAACTGAACGACCTGCCCCGGATCTTCGAAACGCTGAACGGCGCGGGGCTGTCCACGAGCGGGGGATGTGGCGACACGGTGCGCAACATCACGGGCTGCCCGGTGGCGGGTCTGGCCGCCGACGAACTCTTCAACGCCCGTCCGGTCATCGAGGCAGTCGCCGATTTCTTCTACGGGAACTCCGATTACTGCGACCTCCCTCGCAAGCACAAGATCACCATCTCCTGCTGCCCCCACCAGTGCAACGCGCCCGAGATCAACTGCATCAGCCTGATAGGGATCAAGCAAGCAGACAACCCCGGATTCGCCGTACGCATCGGCGGCGGACTGTCCACCTGGCCGCGGCTTTCGAGCGACCTGGGCGTCTTCGTGCCCGTGGACGACGTGATCCCCGTACTGCGCGCCATCATCGACGTGTGGAAGGAAGACCTCAAGTACCGCATGTCCCGCGTGAAGGCCCGGATGAAGTTCATGGTCGACGACCTGGGCGTCGAAACCTACCGCGAGCGCGTGGAAGCCCGCCTGGGATACCGGCTGGACGATGGCGAGGCACCCGCGCCGCCCGAGGTGGAGCACGACCACACGGGCATACACGAACAGGTGCAGGAAGGACTGTACTACGCCGGTTTTCCCGTGTTCCTGGGACTTTGCACCGGCACGCAGATGATCCAGCTGGCCGACCTGGCCGACGAATACGGGGGCGAATTCCGGCTGACCCGCCGCCAGAACGTCATCCTCACGGACATTCCCGGAGGCAAGCTCGAATCGGTCACCACTGCGGTGGCCAAAATCGGCTTTCCCATGGAGGTCAACGACCTGCGCGGTACCAGCATCGCGTGCACGGGCGAGCCCTTCTGCAACTATTCGGTCGGGGAGACCAAGACCAAGATGGCGGAGATCGTGGAACACATGGAGCGGGTCTTCGGCGACCGGGCGAGGGGCCTGCGGCTGAACCTCGACGGCTGTCCCCACGCCTGCGCCCACCACTGGATCGGCGATATCGGGTTCCAGGCCACGACGCTCCGCGAGCGGGGCGAGGGCGGCGAGCGGCTGCGGGGATACGACCTGTTCCTCCGCGGCGGACTGAGCGGACAGGCCGCCATCGGCCAGCCCGTGCTCCGACGCGTGCCCGCGGAGTCCGTCCATCTCTATACCGAACGGCTGTTCGGCGCTTATCTGGACCAAAAATCGGACGACGAGACCATACAGAAGTTCTTTCACCGCCACAGCGACGACGAGTTGACCGCGATAGCCACCGGAAACGAAGTCGCCGCGATTGCCACTGGAGAGGAATGA
- a CDS encoding phosphoadenylyl-sulfate reductase: protein MDRPEHLNHSEHIDHPGRDFLDEFEAGQLAIEFDGESPETVIEWALDRWGRRAGLCTSFQAEGMVLLDMAWQIDPNIHVFTVDTGRLHQETYDLIDRVRDHYDIDIQVYFPDLLQVENMVGAHGVNLFYKSVESRFKCCNVRKVEPIRRALEGLDGWFTGLRRDQWASRANIRKIEIDHDHGGLAKISPLADWTQEEVWDYIELYDVPKHPLYEQGYTSIGCMPCTRVTKPGEDSRAGRWWWEKNAPKECGMHCPVETGGFEHEMEALVAEEVEK, encoded by the coding sequence ATGGACCGCCCGGAACACCTGAACCACTCGGAACATATCGACCACCCCGGCCGCGACTTCCTGGATGAGTTCGAAGCCGGACAACTGGCCATCGAGTTCGACGGGGAATCCCCCGAGACCGTGATCGAATGGGCCCTGGATCGCTGGGGCCGGCGCGCCGGTCTGTGTACGAGTTTCCAGGCGGAGGGGATGGTCCTGCTGGACATGGCCTGGCAGATCGATCCGAATATCCACGTGTTCACGGTGGACACGGGCCGGCTGCACCAGGAGACCTACGACTTAATAGACCGGGTCCGGGACCACTACGACATCGACATCCAGGTGTATTTCCCCGACCTGCTCCAGGTGGAGAACATGGTGGGCGCCCACGGCGTGAACCTGTTCTACAAGTCCGTGGAATCGCGTTTCAAGTGCTGCAACGTACGCAAGGTGGAACCGATCCGGCGCGCCCTGGAGGGCCTGGACGGCTGGTTCACCGGGCTGCGGCGCGACCAGTGGGCGAGCCGGGCGAACATCCGCAAGATCGAGATCGATCACGACCACGGCGGACTGGCGAAGATCAGCCCCCTAGCGGACTGGACCCAGGAAGAGGTCTGGGACTATATCGAGCTCTATGACGTCCCGAAGCATCCCCTCTACGAACAGGGCTATACCAGCATCGGCTGCATGCCGTGCACGCGGGTCACGAAGCCCGGCGAAGACTCCCGCGCGGGACGCTGGTGGTGGGAGAAGAACGCACCCAAGGAATGCGGCATGCACTGCCCGGTGGAGACCGGCGGTTTCGAGCACGAAATGGAAGCGCTGGTAGCGGAGGAGGTGGAAAAATGA
- a CDS encoding class I SAM-dependent methyltransferase, with amino-acid sequence MALSDFTGPDFIDAWTKDLDRRWPERAAMADCVVRTLVGWRGEWREQEHHQAKSPRSDHHATIRLLELGVGAGGLACTVLDTLTDQTGARPSWTIEYTGIDIEQVLFQHVDEMLVSAGHQNVQLVCTNLKEDTWPRGLGPFDAVFTLQTLHDLGGIGALEAIYRQAHGLLATGGLLVNADFVVPFEKDDPERPRRLPVETHENLLSSLGFVDFRCELQRGKMACMSVQRP; translated from the coding sequence ATGGCGCTATCGGATTTCACGGGGCCGGACTTCATCGACGCGTGGACGAAGGACCTGGACCGGAGATGGCCCGAGCGGGCGGCGATGGCGGATTGCGTCGTGCGGACACTTGTCGGATGGCGGGGCGAGTGGCGCGAACAGGAACATCACCAGGCGAAATCGCCCAGGAGTGATCATCACGCAACCATCCGCTTGCTGGAACTTGGTGTCGGCGCAGGTGGACTAGCATGTACCGTGCTTGACACTTTAACCGATCAAACCGGAGCGAGGCCGTCCTGGACCATCGAGTACACCGGGATAGACATTGAGCAAGTGCTCTTTCAGCACGTCGATGAAATGCTCGTGTCGGCCGGCCACCAGAATGTCCAACTGGTCTGTACCAACCTGAAGGAAGACACGTGGCCCCGCGGGCTCGGTCCCTTCGACGCGGTCTTCACCCTTCAGACCCTACACGATCTCGGCGGTATCGGCGCCCTCGAAGCCATCTACCGCCAAGCCCATGGGCTCCTCGCAACCGGTGGCCTCCTGGTCAACGCGGATTTCGTGGTTCCCTTCGAGAAAGACGACCCCGAGCGACCCCGGAGATTGCCCGTGGAAACGCACGAAAACCTGCTTTCCAGTCTGGGATTTGTCGATTTCAGGTGTGAACTGCAACGGGGGAAGATGGCGTGCATGTCGGTCCAACGGCCGTAG
- a CDS encoding NAD(P)-dependent oxidoreductase encodes MNLLLVGGSGLVGTAITPYLQPHHNLRVLDLNAPQHDDVEYVEGSIADPEAVRRALDGMDGFITMAMKGGQGGHDRHHTLEQAIDNYTVNCLGHHVLLLTAFEMGVSRGIYTGTMSVHNRHRTWYPSEEEVPLDGPNVYGLTKGLTEEICRYFTREYDMSLLVYRITGPCNRAMFIDRIKNPPGDPKLYYTDEEDMAEAYLAGLRFLDQAGNGRCEVFFISGDEDCEEMNMAKARELLGWAPSARKRLGI; translated from the coding sequence ATGAACCTGCTGCTGGTCGGCGGTTCCGGTCTCGTCGGGACGGCCATCACGCCCTACCTCCAGCCACACCACAACCTGCGGGTGCTGGACCTCAACGCTCCCCAACACGATGACGTCGAGTACGTGGAAGGATCCATCGCCGATCCCGAAGCGGTGCGCCGCGCCCTGGACGGCATGGACGGATTCATCACCATGGCGATGAAGGGCGGGCAGGGCGGCCACGACCGGCACCACACCCTGGAGCAGGCGATCGACAACTACACCGTCAATTGCCTGGGTCATCACGTGCTGCTGTTGACCGCCTTCGAGATGGGTGTTTCGCGGGGGATCTACACCGGCACCATGAGCGTGCACAACCGGCACCGGACCTGGTATCCTTCCGAGGAAGAGGTGCCCCTGGACGGCCCCAACGTATACGGCCTGACCAAGGGATTGACCGAGGAGATCTGCCGGTACTTCACCCGCGAGTACGATATGAGCCTGCTCGTCTACCGTATCACCGGACCCTGCAACCGGGCCATGTTCATCGACCGGATCAAAAACCCGCCCGGCGACCCTAAACTTTACTACACCGACGAGGAGGACATGGCCGAGGCCTACCTGGCTGGCTTGAGGTTCCTCGACCAGGCCGGCAATGGCCGCTGCGAGGTGTTCTTCATTTCCGGAGATGAAGACTGCGAGGAGATGAATATGGCCAAGGCCCGTGAGCTTCTGGGCTGGGCGCCGTCCGCGCGGAAGAGGTTGGGGATCTGA
- a CDS encoding cysteine--tRNA ligase, protein MPLVLYDTYTRSLREFEPLSPDEVGLYACGPTVYDFPHIGNMRTYVFGDLLRRALVFNGYKVRHVMNITDVGHLTSDADTGEDKMEEGARRAGKTAWEIAEFYTGVFKEDMRRLNILEPDTWCRATDHIEEQIKEIQCIEAKGFTYRTSDGIYFDTSKQPDYGYLARLDVEGLEAGARVDMAEKRSITDFALWKFSPPDEQRQMEWDSPWGVGFPGWHIECSAMSAKFLGPYFDIHLGGEDHISVHHANEIAQTEACHGTRLANFWMHGYFLQLGDAKMAKSAGGFLRVQTLIDRGYDPLVYRLFCLSASYRSKLNFKWESIEGAARQLNRLRLAVHAWGEPATEADEAYMQRFTEVVNNDLNMPRAMSVTWDLVRSDLPDGLKKATIMRFDEILGLSLVEWEPEETAVPDHITDLAEQRRQARAEKRYADADSLRDQIIAAGFDIKDTPKGPEITPRAVATEAAN, encoded by the coding sequence ATGCCCCTCGTCCTGTACGACACCTACACCCGCAGTCTGCGTGAATTCGAACCGCTGTCCCCGGACGAGGTGGGACTCTACGCGTGCGGCCCCACGGTCTACGATTTCCCCCACATCGGCAACATGCGCACCTACGTGTTCGGCGACCTGCTGCGCCGCGCGCTGGTTTTCAACGGGTACAAGGTCCGCCACGTGATGAACATCACGGACGTGGGGCACCTGACGTCCGACGCGGACACCGGCGAGGACAAGATGGAAGAAGGTGCGCGCCGCGCCGGGAAGACGGCCTGGGAGATCGCCGAGTTCTACACCGGGGTCTTCAAGGAGGACATGCGGCGGCTCAACATCCTCGAACCGGACACCTGGTGCCGGGCGACCGACCATATCGAGGAGCAGATCAAGGAAATCCAGTGCATCGAAGCCAAGGGATTCACGTACAGGACGAGCGACGGTATCTATTTCGACACGTCGAAACAGCCGGATTACGGTTATCTCGCCCGTCTGGACGTGGAAGGTCTGGAGGCGGGCGCCCGGGTCGACATGGCGGAGAAGCGCAGCATCACCGACTTCGCGTTGTGGAAGTTCAGCCCGCCGGATGAGCAACGGCAGATGGAATGGGACAGCCCCTGGGGCGTCGGGTTCCCGGGATGGCACATCGAGTGCTCGGCCATGTCCGCCAAGTTCCTCGGCCCCTATTTCGATATCCACCTGGGCGGCGAAGACCACATCTCGGTGCACCACGCCAACGAGATCGCCCAGACCGAGGCCTGTCACGGCACGCGCCTGGCCAACTTCTGGATGCACGGCTACTTCCTGCAACTGGGAGACGCCAAGATGGCGAAATCCGCAGGCGGGTTCCTGCGGGTACAGACGCTGATCGACCGGGGATACGATCCCCTCGTCTACCGGTTGTTCTGCCTCAGCGCGAGTTACCGCTCCAAGCTCAACTTCAAGTGGGAGAGCATAGAAGGCGCCGCGCGGCAGCTGAACCGGCTTCGGCTGGCCGTGCACGCCTGGGGTGAGCCCGCCACTGAAGCGGACGAGGCCTACATGCAGCGCTTTACCGAAGTCGTGAACAACGACCTGAACATGCCCCGCGCCATGTCCGTCACCTGGGACCTGGTCCGCAGCGATCTGCCGGACGGCCTGAAGAAGGCCACGATCATGCGGTTCGACGAAATACTGGGGCTGAGCCTGGTCGAGTGGGAACCGGAAGAGACGGCCGTGCCGGATCACATCACGGACCTGGCCGAACAGCGGCGCCAGGCCCGCGCGGAAAAAAGGTACGCCGACGCCGACTCCCTTCGCGACCAGATCATCGCCGCCGGTTTCGATATCAAGGACACGCCGAAGGGACCGGAAATCACCCCCAGGGCCGTCGCGACCGAGGCGGCGAACTGA
- a CDS encoding transporter substrate-binding domain-containing protein, with the protein MAAYFVSGCGSTSETSRPSLLDQIKQRGTIRVGVSTFVPWAMRNKQGELVGFEVDVASRLAADAGLEIEFIPTAWDGIIPGLLAGKFDVIIAGMSITPARNLSVNFTRPYSHSELLLAASRDEAGHLVDREDYDSADVTIAVRRGSTSVQAARKNFPSATIQQFDDDILAFQEVLNGNAEAVIASSPKPEHEVLRNSDRLFIPFDDPLDRGAEAIAIRQGETDALNFFDNWILLRTEDGWLKGRRDYWFKTLDWEENVAPDQ; encoded by the coding sequence ATGGCCGCGTATTTCGTTTCAGGCTGCGGGTCCACATCGGAGACGTCCCGCCCAAGCCTGCTCGACCAGATCAAGCAGCGGGGCACCATACGCGTCGGCGTATCGACCTTCGTCCCCTGGGCCATGCGCAACAAGCAGGGGGAACTGGTGGGATTCGAGGTCGACGTGGCCAGTCGCCTGGCGGCCGACGCCGGCCTGGAGATCGAGTTCATCCCCACGGCCTGGGACGGGATCATCCCCGGTCTCCTGGCCGGCAAGTTCGACGTGATCATCGCCGGCATGTCCATCACCCCGGCACGCAACCTGAGCGTGAACTTCACCCGTCCCTATTCCCATTCGGAGCTCCTGTTGGCCGCCAGCAGGGATGAGGCGGGCCATCTTGTCGACAGGGAGGACTACGACAGCGCCGACGTGACCATCGCGGTGCGCCGCGGCTCGACCTCGGTCCAGGCGGCGCGGAAGAACTTCCCCAGCGCAACCATACAGCAGTTCGACGACGACATCCTCGCCTTCCAGGAAGTGCTGAACGGCAACGCCGAAGCCGTCATCGCTTCCTCGCCCAAACCGGAACACGAGGTGCTGCGCAACAGCGACCGGCTGTTCATCCCCTTCGACGATCCCCTGGACCGCGGCGCCGAGGCCATCGCGATCCGCCAGGGAGAAACGGACGCCCTGAATTTCTTCGACAACTGGATCCTGCTGCGGACCGAGGACGGATGGCTGAAGGGACGGCGGGATTACTGGTTCAAGACGCTGGACTGGGAGGAGAATGTGGCGCCGGACCAGTAG
- a CDS encoding phytanoyl-CoA dioxygenase family protein, protein MAMRPDLNPGPISRLTGATTMNTRITEDQWAVFERQGYLRLGSVMEPGELERLQERIDDIMLGRADIDYGRVMMQLDRDPERGGDRPGPQSRGHKGATLCYRKIQDLELDPAYLSFMRKPIFEAICDRIYGPNTPVACFRAMFMNKPSGEGTPLVWHQDRWTDLDRDPLVTLWTALDPAVEANGCVKIIPGSHRRLINPSHGSGFLTEEQAEAAVAENEPINMEVACGETVLMHNWMLHSSGTNRTDTARRAFSICFMDAATRSRAGHTFPVIFGEGALSPAL, encoded by the coding sequence ATGGCCATGCGACCTGATTTAAATCCAGGACCCATATCCCGACTAACAGGAGCGACCACCATGAATACCCGGATCACCGAAGACCAGTGGGCGGTATTCGAACGACAGGGCTACCTTCGTCTCGGCAGCGTGATGGAACCGGGCGAGCTCGAGCGGCTCCAGGAGCGCATCGACGACATCATGCTGGGCCGGGCCGACATCGACTACGGCCGGGTCATGATGCAGCTCGACCGCGACCCGGAGCGCGGGGGCGATAGGCCCGGACCGCAGAGCAGGGGGCACAAGGGGGCCACGCTCTGCTACCGGAAGATCCAGGACCTGGAACTGGATCCGGCATACCTGTCCTTCATGCGAAAGCCGATCTTCGAGGCGATCTGCGATCGGATATACGGTCCCAATACGCCGGTAGCCTGCTTTCGCGCGATGTTCATGAACAAGCCCAGCGGCGAAGGGACGCCCCTGGTCTGGCACCAGGACCGGTGGACCGACCTGGACCGCGACCCGCTCGTCACGCTCTGGACGGCGCTGGATCCTGCCGTGGAAGCGAACGGCTGCGTGAAGATCATACCCGGCTCGCACCGCCGGCTCATCAATCCGAGCCACGGGTCGGGTTTCCTGACGGAGGAGCAGGCGGAGGCCGCCGTGGCCGAGAACGAGCCCATCAACATGGAAGTGGCCTGCGGCGAAACCGTGCTCATGCACAACTGGATGCTGCACAGTTCCGGGACCAACCGCACCGACACGGCGCGGCGCGCCTTCAGCATATGCTTCATGGATGCGGCGACGCGGTCACGGGCAGGGCACACTTTCCCCGTCATTTTCGGCGAGGGGGCGCTGAGTCCCGCGCTATGA
- the solA gene encoding N-methyl-L-tryptophan oxidase, with amino-acid sequence MNNHYDVIVVGLGAMGSATCYHLASRGAKVLGLERFDLPHAQGSSHGYSRHTKTVVYVDTPFEPFIERSFELWRLLEGETGQQILVTTGYLLMSDSGSWDHLRSKVRYEILTSDEMAYRYPQFTLPDHYHGLYDPVGGLLRPELGIAGHLIQALRRGAEIHGREAVTGWKETAHSVEVETGHARYSADQVVFTGGSWTDRLIADLGITLTVSRQPLAWVWPARNAASFDVGALPIWQIPAPEYDGEYYGFPMMPDHPGFKLALHTFGETSDPEHLDREARPEDEEEVRKCLRRFIPDADGPLTAMRICMYTRTADELPVLDRHPAHDRVTVGCGFSGTGFKFSCTFGEWLAETALGQPNTIANDTFRFERLLGAAKPT; translated from the coding sequence ATGAATAACCACTACGACGTCATCGTGGTGGGCCTGGGCGCCATGGGCTCGGCCACCTGCTACCACCTGGCCTCCCGGGGAGCGAAGGTCCTCGGACTGGAGCGCTTCGACCTGCCCCACGCCCAGGGCAGTTCCCACGGGTACTCCCGCCACACGAAGACGGTGGTATACGTGGATACGCCCTTCGAACCTTTTATCGAGCGGTCCTTCGAGCTCTGGCGGCTGCTGGAGGGCGAAACCGGCCAGCAGATCCTGGTGACGACGGGCTACCTGCTCATGTCTGACTCCGGCTCGTGGGACCATTTGCGGAGCAAGGTCCGGTACGAAATCCTGACCTCCGACGAAATGGCCTACCGGTATCCTCAATTCACTTTGCCGGATCACTACCACGGCCTGTACGATCCGGTCGGGGGACTCCTGCGTCCTGAACTGGGCATCGCGGGCCACCTCATCCAGGCGCTGAGACGCGGCGCCGAGATCCACGGACGGGAAGCCGTGACCGGGTGGAAGGAGACGGCCCATAGCGTGGAGGTCGAGACCGGGCACGCCCGCTACAGCGCGGACCAGGTCGTCTTCACCGGCGGATCCTGGACCGACCGACTGATCGCGGACCTGGGCATCACCCTGACCGTCTCCCGGCAGCCCCTGGCCTGGGTGTGGCCCGCGCGGAACGCGGCGTCCTTCGACGTGGGCGCGCTGCCGATCTGGCAGATCCCCGCGCCCGAATACGACGGTGAGTACTATGGTTTCCCCATGATGCCGGACCATCCGGGGTTCAAGCTGGCGCTGCATACTTTCGGGGAGACGTCCGATCCCGAGCATCTGGACCGCGAAGCCCGTCCGGAAGACGAGGAGGAGGTTCGGAAGTGCCTGCGACGGTTCATTCCCGACGCCGACGGACCGCTCACGGCCATGCGGATCTGCATGTACACACGCACGGCGGACGAACTTCCCGTGCTCGACCGGCATCCGGCCCATGACCGGGTGACCGTGGGCTGCGGTTTCAGTGGGACCGGGTTCAAGTTCTCATGCACCTTCGGAGAATGGCTGGCCGAAACGGCGCTGGGGCAGCCCAACACGATCGCCAATGACACTTTCCGGTTTGAACGGTTGCTCGGGGCTGCGAAGCCAACCTGA
- a CDS encoding DUF479 domain-containing protein has translation MNYLAHLYFAEDTPESCVGNLMADFVRGPVDRQPYNGAVMRGMRSHVAVDRFTDSHDVVRESKALISPTRRRFAGIIVDICYDHFLARNWPRFSDEPLSAFIERSYQSLSDYRGDMPPVLSRVIRHMVRHDWLHGYRETAGIGRALDGLSMRVRRPNTLAGSVEELEANYDEMEGQFLRFFPDLVRHMETGSGQTREGARPGPADTTRMVTRSKPPGTTHEEARPKPAGTTHEGAGGR, from the coding sequence ATGAACTATCTTGCCCATCTTTATTTCGCCGAAGACACGCCTGAGTCCTGCGTGGGGAACCTGATGGCGGATTTCGTCCGGGGACCCGTGGACCGGCAGCCGTACAACGGCGCCGTCATGCGGGGCATGCGGAGCCACGTGGCCGTGGACCGCTTTACCGACAGCCACGACGTGGTCCGCGAGAGCAAGGCGCTCATCAGCCCCACCCGCCGCCGTTTCGCCGGGATCATCGTCGACATTTGTTACGACCATTTTCTCGCGCGTAACTGGCCGCGCTTCTCGGACGAGCCGCTTTCCGCGTTCATCGAGCGGAGTTACCAGTCCCTCAGCGACTATCGGGGCGACATGCCGCCGGTCCTTTCGCGGGTGATCCGGCACATGGTGAGGCACGACTGGCTGCACGGCTACCGGGAAACCGCGGGGATCGGCCGGGCGCTGGACGGTCTTTCCATGCGCGTTCGGCGGCCCAACACGCTGGCGGGTTCCGTGGAGGAACTCGAGGCCAACTACGACGAAATGGAAGGGCAGTTCCTGCGGTTCTTCCCGGACCTAGTCCGGCACATGGAGACTGGTTCTGGCCAGACTCGTGAGGGGGCGCGGCCGGGACCGGCCGACACAACTCGCATGGTAACGCGGTCAAAGCCGCCCGGGACGACGCATGAAGAAGCGCGGCCAAAACCAGCCGGCACCACGCACGAGGGGGCGGGGGGACGATGA
- a CDS encoding alpha/beta fold hydrolase, whose translation MPVQTLSFPNDHGDQLAARLSLPPDGRPVAYALFAHCFTCNRNLNAVRRISQEMSDHGIAVLQFDFTGLGDSEGDFSDTGFASNVDDLAAAARYLASRHEAPRVLIGHSLGGAAVLKAAASIPSCKAVVTIGAPADPKHVAHLIGDARETIEQTGQATVTLAGRSFLVKKQFLEDLEETGMEETIRGLRRALLVCHSPIDQTVGIENAAQIFQAAMHPKSFLSLDKADHLLSSEADAFYVGRAAAAWATRYLDVPAAGDVDPDAAGSQVVVRTGREHYYTEVVASGHRLTVDEPESVGGADRGGTPYDLLLGALGSCTSITLRMYADRKSWPLEEIVVRLSHAKIHASHCETCETTEGKVDRIEREIELIGDLSGDQQARLLEIADRCPVHRTLHSEILVETRLHEP comes from the coding sequence ATGCCCGTTCAGACGCTCAGCTTTCCCAATGACCACGGCGACCAGCTTGCCGCGCGGCTCAGCCTGCCGCCCGACGGCAGGCCGGTCGCCTACGCCCTCTTCGCCCACTGTTTCACCTGCAACCGGAACCTGAACGCCGTACGGCGCATCAGCCAGGAGATGTCCGACCACGGCATTGCCGTGCTGCAGTTCGACTTCACCGGCCTGGGCGACAGCGAAGGGGACTTCTCCGATACCGGCTTCGCGTCCAACGTGGACGACCTGGCCGCCGCGGCGAGGTATCTCGCGTCCCGCCACGAGGCGCCCCGGGTGCTGATCGGGCACTCCCTCGGCGGCGCGGCCGTGCTCAAGGCGGCGGCGTCCATTCCTTCCTGCAAGGCCGTCGTGACCATCGGCGCGCCGGCCGATCCGAAGCACGTGGCCCACCTGATCGGGGATGCCCGGGAGACCATCGAACAGACCGGCCAGGCGACTGTCACGCTCGCCGGCCGTTCCTTCCTGGTCAAGAAGCAGTTCCTGGAAGACCTGGAAGAGACGGGGATGGAAGAGACGATCCGTGGGTTGCGCCGCGCCCTGCTGGTGTGCCACTCGCCCATCGACCAGACGGTCGGGATCGAGAACGCCGCGCAAATCTTCCAGGCCGCCATGCATCCCAAGAGCTTCCTCTCTCTCGACAAGGCGGACCACCTGCTTTCGAGCGAGGCCGATGCCTTCTACGTGGGCCGGGCCGCCGCGGCGTGGGCGACGCGGTACCTGGACGTGCCCGCAGCAGGGGACGTCGATCCCGATGCAGCGGGCAGCCAGGTGGTGGTGCGCACGGGACGGGAACACTACTATACCGAGGTCGTGGCCTCGGGCCACCGCCTGACCGTGGACGAACCCGAATCGGTAGGGGGCGCGGACCGCGGCGGGACGCCCTACGACCTGCTGCTCGGGGCGCTGGGCTCCTGCACGTCCATCACCCTGCGGATGTATGCCGACCGGAAATCCTGGCCGCTGGAGGAGATCGTCGTCCGGCTCAGCCACGCGAAGATCCATGCCAGCCACTGCGAGACCTGCGAGACCACCGAAGGGAAGGTGGACCGCATCGAGCGCGAAATCGAACTGATCGGCGACCTGTCCGGTGATCAGCAGGCGCGCCTGCTCGAAATCGCCGACCGCTGTCCCGTGCATCGGACGCTCCATTCGGAGATCCTGGTGGAGACCCGGCTCCACGAACCGTAG